A genomic region of Micromonospora sp. NBC_01796 contains the following coding sequences:
- a CDS encoding DUF6223 family protein translates to MSILHTLVAPPASYVSAAGYELGSGRLVPTAAAVVGLASVVIGGLALTRPSRTGNGRVRTVLALVAGLIGAVVGGLHAANSAGGLGTGNGLAGAVIAVALGLIGTAIAVLALARSRRRRHA, encoded by the coding sequence ATGTCTATCCTGCACACGCTCGTCGCGCCGCCGGCCAGCTACGTCTCGGCCGCCGGATACGAGCTCGGCTCCGGGCGGCTCGTGCCCACCGCAGCCGCCGTGGTCGGGCTGGCCAGCGTGGTGATCGGTGGGCTGGCGCTGACACGCCCCAGTCGTACCGGCAACGGGCGCGTCAGGACTGTCCTTGCTCTGGTTGCAGGGCTGATCGGCGCTGTCGTCGGCGGCCTGCACGCGGCCAACTCCGCCGGCGGCCTCGGAACTGGCAACGGCCTGGCCGGAGCTGTCATAGCCGTAGCGTTGGGACTGATCGGCACGGCCATCGCTGTGCTGGCTCTGGCCCGCTCCCGCCGCCGCCGCCATGCATAG
- a CDS encoding DM13 domain-containing protein, whose protein sequence is MLKRVFRSPLAWAGVVLLGILAAFGLYWFQPWKLVTDTYVDDALPVGLATTKAAPGPSGTATAAPASGAPAGNQVLAAGVFITHEHATTGRAEIVRQPEGPNLLVLHDLDTSNGPDLRVWLTDQRVVAGTAGWRLFDDGEWFEVARLKGNRGDQVYELPPSIDPADFRSVSIWCKRFAVSFGAAELKTA, encoded by the coding sequence ATGTTGAAACGGGTCTTCCGGTCACCGCTCGCCTGGGCCGGTGTGGTGCTTCTCGGCATCTTGGCGGCGTTCGGCCTCTACTGGTTCCAGCCGTGGAAGCTGGTCACGGACACCTATGTCGATGACGCCCTACCCGTTGGGCTGGCGACAACGAAGGCCGCACCCGGCCCATCCGGCACGGCCACGGCTGCTCCGGCGTCCGGCGCGCCAGCAGGGAACCAGGTACTGGCCGCAGGGGTCTTCATCACGCACGAGCACGCGACGACGGGGCGCGCGGAGATCGTCCGTCAGCCCGAGGGCCCGAACCTGCTCGTGCTGCACGACCTCGACACGTCGAATGGGCCGGACCTGAGAGTCTGGCTGACCGATCAACGGGTGGTCGCGGGTACGGCAGGCTGGCGGTTGTTCGACGATGGCGAGTGGTTCGAGGTGGCGCGACTCAAGGGCAATCGAGGTGACCAGGTGTACGAGCTGCCGCCGTCGATCGATCCGGCGGACTTCCGCAGCGTCTCGATCTGGTGCAAACGCTTCGCGGTCTCGTTCGGGGCGGCGGAACTGAAGACCGCCTGA
- a CDS encoding glycosyl hydrolase family 95 catalytic domain-containing protein: MPKVTRRNVLRAGAVGTGAALLPAAWSATARAGSVPPPQVLAAGDMALWYDEEAGTDWLRALPIGNGRLGAMVFGNVNTERLQLNEDTIWAGGPYDSANGRGAATLAEIRRQVFADQWTQAQDLVNQTMMGTPGGQLAYQPVGNLRLAFGSSGGVSQYNRTLDLTTATVTTTYVLNGVRYQREVFASAPDQVIVIRLTADRTGSITFNATFDSPQRTAMSSPDAATIAVDGVSGNMEGVNGSVRFLALANAVATGGTVSSSGGTLRVAGATSVTLLISIGSSYVNYRTVNGDYQGTARARLGAARNVGLDQLRSRHLADYQGLFNRVTINLGRTAAADQPTDVRIAQHASTDDPQFSALLFQFGRYLLISSSRAGTQPANLQGIWNESMAPPWDSKYTINANLPMNYWPADTTNLAECMLPVFDMVKDLSVTGARVAQAQYGAGGWVTHHNTDGWRGASVVDGALWGMWQTGGAWLATLIWEHYLFNGNVDLLRSNYAALKGAAQFFLDTLVTHPTLGYLVTNPSNSPELAHHANVSVCAGPTMDNQILRDLFEAAARASEVLGVDTAFRSQVRTARDRLPPMRVGSRGNIQEWLADWIEPERTHRHISHLYGLHPSNQITRRGTPQLYEAARRTLELRGDDGTGWSLAWKINYWARMEEAARAHKLIRDLVRTDRLAPNMFDLHPPFQIDGNFGATSGITEMLLQSHNGELHVLPALPTAWPAGQVAGLRGRGGYTIGMTWTNGQANEIRVRADRDGVVKLRARLLTGSFTLVDVTDGSTPATTRPEADVVQLNVRAGHTYRVARTSVSPSPTLTSTPSPSGARAVYTVTNSWSGGFQGEVTVTAGSAPIRGWTVSWAFPNGQVISQMWSGSYTQSGANVTVANVDYNGSLPAGGSATLGFVATANGTNSPPTNLTCTTS; encoded by the coding sequence ATGCCGAAGGTGACACGAAGGAATGTGCTCAGGGCAGGGGCCGTGGGGACCGGAGCCGCGTTGCTGCCGGCCGCCTGGAGCGCCACCGCCAGGGCCGGCTCGGTGCCGCCGCCGCAGGTGCTCGCCGCGGGCGATATGGCGCTGTGGTACGACGAGGAGGCCGGCACCGACTGGCTTCGCGCGCTGCCGATTGGCAACGGGCGCCTCGGCGCCATGGTGTTCGGCAACGTCAACACCGAGCGGCTACAGCTCAACGAGGACACCATCTGGGCCGGCGGCCCGTACGACTCCGCCAACGGCCGGGGCGCGGCCACCCTGGCCGAGATCCGGCGCCAGGTCTTCGCGGACCAGTGGACCCAGGCGCAGGACCTGGTCAATCAGACCATGATGGGAACCCCGGGCGGGCAGCTCGCCTACCAGCCCGTGGGCAACCTTCGGTTGGCTTTCGGCTCCTCCGGCGGCGTGTCACAGTACAACCGGACGCTCGACCTCACCACCGCCACCGTCACCACAACGTACGTGCTCAACGGTGTTCGGTATCAGCGTGAGGTGTTCGCCAGCGCACCCGACCAGGTGATCGTGATCCGGCTGACCGCCGACCGGACCGGCTCGATCACGTTCAACGCCACCTTCGACAGTCCTCAACGGACGGCCATGTCGAGCCCGGACGCCGCGACCATCGCCGTCGACGGCGTCTCCGGCAACATGGAGGGTGTCAACGGCTCGGTACGGTTCCTCGCCCTGGCCAATGCTGTCGCAACCGGCGGCACGGTCAGCAGTTCCGGCGGCACGCTGCGGGTGGCCGGTGCCACGAGCGTGACCCTGCTGATCTCGATCGGCTCCAGCTACGTGAACTACCGCACCGTCAACGGCGACTACCAGGGCACCGCACGTGCCCGCCTCGGTGCCGCCCGAAACGTGGGCCTCGATCAGCTGCGTAGTCGCCACCTCGCCGACTACCAGGGGCTGTTCAACCGGGTGACCATCAACCTGGGCCGCACAGCCGCGGCCGACCAGCCGACCGACGTACGGATCGCGCAACACGCGAGCACCGACGACCCACAGTTCTCCGCCCTACTGTTCCAGTTCGGGCGATATCTGCTGATCTCCTCATCGCGGGCGGGCACTCAACCGGCGAACCTGCAGGGCATCTGGAACGAGTCGATGGCTCCGCCCTGGGACTCGAAGTACACCATCAACGCCAACCTGCCGATGAACTACTGGCCCGCTGACACCACGAACCTGGCCGAGTGCATGCTCCCCGTCTTTGACATGGTCAAGGACCTGTCCGTGACCGGGGCGCGGGTCGCCCAGGCCCAGTACGGAGCCGGCGGCTGGGTCACCCACCACAACACGGACGGATGGCGTGGTGCCTCGGTCGTCGACGGGGCCCTGTGGGGAATGTGGCAGACCGGCGGCGCATGGCTGGCCACCCTCATCTGGGAGCACTACCTGTTCAACGGGAACGTGGATCTTCTCCGGTCCAACTACGCGGCTCTGAAGGGCGCCGCCCAGTTCTTCCTCGACACCCTGGTCACCCATCCGACGCTCGGATACCTGGTCACGAACCCGTCGAACTCGCCGGAACTCGCTCACCACGCGAACGTCAGCGTATGCGCGGGCCCGACGATGGACAACCAGATCCTGCGCGACCTGTTCGAGGCCGCAGCCAGAGCCAGCGAGGTTCTCGGCGTCGACACCGCATTCCGATCGCAGGTGCGCACGGCGAGGGACCGGCTCCCGCCGATGCGCGTCGGCTCTCGCGGCAACATCCAGGAGTGGCTCGCCGACTGGATCGAGCCGGAGCGGACCCACCGCCACATCTCCCACCTGTACGGGCTGCACCCCAGCAACCAGATCACCAGGCGCGGAACGCCCCAGTTGTACGAGGCCGCGCGCCGGACGCTGGAGCTACGCGGCGACGACGGAACCGGATGGTCCCTCGCCTGGAAGATCAACTATTGGGCCCGGATGGAGGAAGCCGCCCGCGCCCACAAGCTCATCCGGGATCTGGTACGAACCGATCGGCTCGCGCCGAACATGTTCGACCTGCACCCACCGTTCCAGATTGACGGCAACTTCGGCGCTACCTCCGGTATCACCGAAATGCTGCTACAGAGCCACAACGGCGAGTTGCACGTGCTGCCCGCGTTGCCGACCGCGTGGCCCGCGGGGCAGGTCGCAGGACTGCGAGGTCGAGGCGGATACACCATCGGCATGACCTGGACCAACGGTCAGGCCAACGAGATCCGGGTACGGGCGGACCGCGACGGCGTGGTGAAGCTCAGGGCTCGGCTCCTCACGGGAAGCTTCACACTCGTCGACGTCACCGACGGCAGCACACCGGCCACCACGCGACCTGAGGCAGATGTCGTCCAACTCAACGTCCGCGCCGGCCACACCTACCGCGTGGCGCGGACCAGCGTGTCACCGTCACCGACCCTCACCAGCACTCCCTCGCCGTCCGGCGCGCGGGCGGTGTACACGGTGACGAACTCGTGGTCGGGCGGCTTCCAGGGCGAGGTCACCGTGACCGCCGGCTCGGCCCCGATCCGCGGCTGGACCGTGTCCTGGGCCTTTCCCAACGGACAGGTCATCAGCCAGATGTGGAGCGGCTCGTACACGCAGAGCGGGGCGAACGTGACGGTGGCGAACGTCGACTACAACGGGTCGTTGCCCGCAGGTGGATCCGCCACCCTCGGCTTTGTCGCCACCGCAAACGGAACCAACAGCCCACCGACCAACCTCACCTGCACGACGAGCTGA
- a CDS encoding glycoside hydrolase family 27 protein, which translates to MGWNTWNTFGCNINETLIRQMADTMVTNGMRDLGYRYVVVDDCWFDPNRDSQGNLQAHPSRFPSGMKALGDYLHARGLLFGIYQSPMDQTCAQYFDAFPGSTGSLGHEVQDARQFAAWGVDYLKYDWCSPAGSINDQVVAFAKMRDALAASGRPIVYSINSNSIHEKTGPMRNWGDVANLWRTTEDITNTWNSGQTNGYPMGIQNIVNVNVPLSSYAGPGSFNDPDMLEVGRGGMTDTEMRSHFALWAIMAAPLMAGNDLRSADSATLTILRNQHLIAINQDSLALQAVQVSNDQTRRVLAKRLSNGDVAVALFNQGSSTTTVSTTAATVGKTGNSFSLHDAWTNATTTTSSTISANVPAHGTVVYRVSGGGTVEPPPTFRLRGESSGRCLDVNSGSSTNGTPTVIWDCHNNGNQMFSQSGQTLQVLGKCLDIPVSATAGTQVQIWDCNGGTNQQWSLNGNGTISSVRAPTLCLDVSGAATTNGTAVIVWNCHTGANQRWSRT; encoded by the coding sequence ATGGGCTGGAACACCTGGAACACGTTCGGCTGCAACATCAACGAGACGTTGATCAGGCAGATGGCAGACACCATGGTAACCAACGGAATGCGCGATCTCGGCTACCGATACGTTGTGGTCGATGACTGCTGGTTCGACCCCAACCGGGACTCACAAGGCAATCTGCAGGCCCATCCGAGTCGCTTCCCGAGCGGAATGAAAGCGTTGGGTGACTATCTGCACGCCCGTGGCCTGCTGTTCGGCATCTACCAGTCGCCCATGGACCAGACCTGCGCCCAGTACTTCGACGCCTTCCCCGGCTCGACCGGGAGCCTCGGCCACGAGGTCCAGGATGCCCGGCAGTTCGCCGCGTGGGGCGTGGATTACCTGAAGTACGACTGGTGTTCGCCCGCTGGATCGATAAACGACCAGGTTGTGGCGTTCGCGAAGATGCGCGACGCGTTGGCCGCGAGCGGTCGACCGATCGTCTACAGCATCAACTCGAACAGCATCCACGAGAAGACCGGGCCGATGCGCAACTGGGGCGATGTGGCCAACCTGTGGCGTACCACCGAGGACATCACCAACACGTGGAACAGCGGACAGACGAACGGATACCCGATGGGAATCCAGAACATTGTCAACGTCAACGTCCCACTGTCCTCGTACGCCGGGCCCGGGTCGTTCAACGATCCCGACATGCTCGAGGTGGGTCGGGGCGGCATGACCGACACCGAGATGCGCAGCCACTTCGCCCTCTGGGCGATCATGGCGGCGCCCCTGATGGCCGGGAACGACCTGCGCTCCGCCGACTCGGCCACCCTGACGATCCTGCGCAACCAGCACCTCATCGCCATCAACCAGGACTCCCTCGCCCTCCAGGCGGTGCAGGTGTCGAACGACCAGACCAGGCGTGTGCTGGCCAAACGGCTTTCCAACGGGGACGTCGCGGTGGCCCTGTTCAACCAGGGCAGCTCCACCACGACCGTCTCCACGACGGCGGCGACGGTCGGCAAGACCGGCAACTCGTTCAGCCTGCACGACGCGTGGACGAACGCGACCACCACCACGTCCAGCACGATCTCCGCCAACGTCCCCGCCCACGGGACGGTGGTCTACCGGGTGAGCGGTGGCGGTACGGTCGAGCCACCGCCGACATTCCGACTGCGCGGCGAATCGTCCGGCCGGTGTCTCGACGTGAATTCGGGGTCGTCGACGAACGGGACCCCGACGGTGATCTGGGACTGCCACAACAATGGCAACCAGATGTTCAGCCAGAGCGGTCAGACTCTCCAGGTCCTCGGCAAGTGTCTGGACATCCCGGTGAGCGCGACCGCCGGCACGCAGGTACAGATCTGGGACTGCAACGGCGGCACCAACCAGCAGTGGAGTCTCAACGGCAACGGCACGATAAGCAGCGTGCGGGCGCCGACCCTTTGCCTCGACGTGAGCGGAGCCGCCACCACCAACGGCACAGCCGTGATCGTCTGGAACTGCCACACCGGCGCGAACCAGCGGTGGTCCCGGACATGA
- a CDS encoding beta-L-arabinofuranosidase domain-containing protein translates to MSSLRLSRRHVLGAAAGGVLASATGAELLGSFPAMAAELPPARADIGVSAYPFALGQVRFTAGRFLDNQTRTLNYLRFVDVERLLYNFRANHRLSTNGAVATGGWDAPTFPFRTHMQGHFLTAWAQAYAVLGDTTCRDKANYMVAEMAKCQANNGAAGFGTGYLSGFPESDFTALEARTLNNGNVPYYCIHKTLAGLLDVWRYVGNTQARTVLLALAGWVDTRTARLTTSQMQAMLGTEFGGMNAVLTDIYQQTGDARWLTAAQRFDHAAVFNPLANNQDQLSGLHANTQVPKWVGAAREYKATGTTRYRDIARNAWNFTVNAHTYVIGGNSQAEHFRPPNAIAGYLSSDACEQCNTYNMLKLTRELWLLDPTQSTYFDYYERALVNHLVGAQNPADSHGHITYFTPLNPGGRRGVGPAWGGGTWSTDYTTFWCCQGAGIETNTKLMDSIYFHNGTTLTVNLFVPSVLTWSQRGITVTQSTAYPASDTTTLTLGGTMSGSWSIRVRIPGWTNGATISVNGQVQSVATGSYATITRTWAAGDTITVRLPMRVIMQAANDNANVQAITYGPEVLCGNYGNSTVGSLPALTVSSITRTSASALTFTATANGSTVNLVPFRDAHGFNYTVYWNTGSGGGTGNTYKLVNAASGLVLGVQGMSTADGGLAVMWGDTGTADHQWVMVADGNAVRFRNVNSGKVLGVENMSTADNAVVLQWSDNGTADHRWTLTDNGDGTHKIRNVNSGKVLGVLNGNTAWGAQVVQDADNASSDNRWRLQRVS, encoded by the coding sequence ATGTCATCCCTGCGCCTAAGCCGGCGTCACGTACTGGGCGCCGCGGCCGGCGGTGTGCTGGCCTCGGCGACCGGTGCCGAACTCCTCGGCTCGTTCCCGGCGATGGCCGCCGAACTCCCGCCGGCCCGCGCGGACATCGGGGTCTCGGCGTACCCGTTTGCGCTGGGTCAGGTTCGGTTCACCGCCGGGCGGTTCCTGGACAACCAGACCCGCACGTTGAACTACCTGCGATTCGTGGACGTGGAGCGGTTGCTCTACAACTTCCGGGCCAACCACCGGTTGTCGACCAACGGCGCGGTTGCGACCGGCGGCTGGGACGCGCCCACGTTCCCGTTCCGGACCCACATGCAGGGGCACTTCCTGACCGCATGGGCCCAGGCATATGCGGTGCTCGGTGACACGACGTGCCGGGACAAGGCCAACTACATGGTCGCCGAGATGGCCAAGTGCCAGGCGAACAACGGGGCCGCCGGGTTCGGCACGGGCTATCTCTCCGGCTTCCCGGAGTCCGACTTCACCGCCCTTGAGGCGCGCACCCTGAACAACGGCAACGTTCCCTACTACTGCATCCACAAGACGCTGGCAGGGTTGCTCGACGTGTGGCGGTACGTCGGAAACACTCAGGCGCGTACGGTGTTGCTGGCGCTCGCCGGCTGGGTCGACACCCGTACCGCGCGGCTGACCACGAGCCAGATGCAGGCGATGCTGGGCACCGAGTTCGGCGGAATGAACGCCGTGCTGACCGACATCTACCAGCAGACCGGCGACGCTCGCTGGCTCACCGCCGCACAGCGGTTCGACCATGCCGCGGTGTTCAACCCGCTCGCCAACAACCAGGACCAGCTCAGCGGGCTGCACGCGAACACGCAGGTGCCCAAGTGGGTGGGCGCCGCGCGCGAGTACAAGGCCACCGGCACCACCCGCTACCGTGACATCGCCCGCAACGCGTGGAACTTCACCGTCAACGCGCACACGTACGTCATCGGTGGCAACAGTCAGGCCGAGCACTTCCGTCCGCCGAACGCCATCGCGGGATACCTCAGCAGCGACGCCTGCGAACAGTGCAACACCTACAACATGCTGAAGCTGACCCGTGAGCTGTGGCTGCTCGACCCGACCCAGTCGACCTACTTCGACTACTACGAGCGGGCACTGGTCAACCACCTGGTCGGCGCACAGAATCCGGCCGACAGCCACGGCCACATCACCTACTTCACGCCGCTGAACCCCGGCGGTCGCCGGGGGGTGGGTCCGGCCTGGGGTGGTGGCACCTGGAGCACCGACTACACCACGTTCTGGTGCTGCCAGGGTGCCGGTATCGAGACGAACACGAAGCTGATGGACTCCATCTACTTCCACAACGGCACCACGCTCACGGTGAACCTGTTCGTGCCGTCGGTGTTGACCTGGTCGCAACGGGGTATCACGGTCACGCAGAGCACCGCCTATCCGGCCAGCGACACGACGACCCTGACGCTCGGCGGCACGATGAGCGGATCGTGGAGCATCCGGGTACGGATTCCCGGGTGGACCAACGGCGCGACGATCAGCGTCAACGGTCAGGTGCAGAGCGTGGCGACGGGTAGCTATGCCACGATCACCCGGACCTGGGCCGCAGGTGACACGATCACCGTACGTCTGCCCATGCGCGTCATCATGCAGGCGGCGAACGACAATGCCAACGTCCAGGCGATTACCTATGGGCCGGAGGTGCTGTGTGGCAACTACGGCAATTCCACCGTCGGTTCGCTACCCGCGCTGACAGTCTCCTCGATCACCCGGACCAGCGCGAGCGCGCTGACGTTCACCGCGACCGCGAACGGGTCCACCGTCAACCTCGTGCCGTTCCGCGACGCGCACGGTTTCAACTACACCGTCTACTGGAACACCGGCTCGGGTGGCGGCACCGGCAACACCTACAAACTGGTCAACGCGGCGAGCGGCCTGGTGCTCGGGGTGCAGGGCATGTCCACCGCCGACGGCGGTCTGGCCGTGATGTGGGGAGACACCGGGACCGCCGACCACCAGTGGGTCATGGTGGCCGACGGCAATGCTGTTCGTTTCAGAAACGTCAACAGCGGAAAGGTGCTCGGCGTGGAGAACATGTCGACCGCCGACAACGCCGTGGTGTTGCAGTGGTCGGACAACGGTACCGCCGACCATCGTTGGACGCTGACTGACAACGGCGACGGCACTCACAAGATCCGCAACGTCAACAGTGGCAAGGTTCTCGGCGTCCTCAATGGAAACACCGCCTGGGGTGCGCAGGTCGTGCAGGATGCCGACAATGCCAGCTCCGACAACCGCTGGCGCCTCCAGCGCGTCAGCTGA
- a CDS encoding COG1470 family protein translates to MTVTPLRRTLTILAAAILTIATAPTVAVAEPDPKALTWTIQPATPSGPDERRWINTSLDPGEVVTEHLAVRNFSRTAVVFALKAADAYLTDKGRFNMLPSDRPSVDGGTWIDVQGKVTVGANETKVVPFTITVPRSATPGDHPAGIAATVTSTGGTVNVESRVGFRVMVRVNGTVQAALPVQSLSATYTPSWNPFAGGTVRVRYTVTNDGNAWVTGRSRVAVSDILGLSSHDATGDVEELLPGGSREAKIRVDGVWALGRLRTTVTTTPTLLGDDQADADLRQVSASVTTWALPWAQLALLILFAALLLGLRATAWRRRRRLAGLVARAREEGRQEGRESVLVAGSPSGGEPGQGDARRQPGTR, encoded by the coding sequence ATGACCGTCACCCCGCTGCGCCGGACGCTCACCATCCTCGCCGCCGCGATCCTCACGATCGCCACCGCGCCAACCGTGGCGGTGGCCGAACCGGACCCGAAAGCCTTGACCTGGACGATCCAGCCGGCCACCCCGAGCGGGCCGGACGAGCGGCGGTGGATCAACACCAGCCTCGACCCGGGAGAGGTCGTGACCGAACACCTGGCGGTACGAAACTTCAGCCGCACCGCCGTCGTCTTCGCGCTGAAGGCCGCCGACGCCTACCTCACCGACAAGGGCCGCTTCAACATGCTGCCGTCCGACCGCCCCTCGGTCGACGGTGGCACCTGGATCGACGTGCAGGGGAAGGTCACCGTCGGCGCCAACGAGACGAAGGTGGTCCCGTTCACCATCACCGTGCCCCGGAGCGCCACGCCGGGTGACCACCCGGCCGGCATCGCCGCGACCGTCACAAGCACCGGAGGTACGGTCAACGTCGAGAGTCGAGTCGGATTCCGCGTCATGGTGCGGGTCAACGGCACCGTTCAGGCGGCCCTGCCCGTCCAGAGCCTCAGTGCCACCTACACCCCGTCGTGGAATCCCTTCGCGGGCGGCACGGTTCGGGTCCGCTACACCGTGACGAACGACGGCAACGCCTGGGTCACCGGAAGGAGCCGGGTAGCGGTCTCCGACATCCTCGGCCTGAGCAGCCACGACGCCACCGGTGACGTCGAGGAACTGCTTCCGGGCGGCAGCCGGGAGGCCAAAATCCGCGTTGATGGCGTCTGGGCGCTGGGACGCCTACGAACAACCGTCACCACGACCCCGACCCTGCTCGGCGACGACCAGGCCGACGCGGACCTCCGGCAGGTTTCCGCCAGCGTCACCACCTGGGCCCTACCGTGGGCCCAGCTCGCGTTGCTGATCCTGTTCGCCGCGCTGCTCCTCGGCCTGCGGGCCACAGCCTGGCGCCGCCGACGGCGGCTGGCCGGGCTGGTCGCCCGCGCTCGGGAGGAGGGTCGGCAGGAGGGTCGGGAGTCCGTGCTCGTCGCGGGTTCACCCTCCGGTGGTGAACCCGGCCAGGGCGACGCTCGCCGGCAACCGGGTACGCGGTGA